The Pseudoliparis swirei isolate HS2019 ecotype Mariana Trench chromosome 16, NWPU_hadal_v1, whole genome shotgun sequence genome includes a window with the following:
- the sim1a gene encoding single-minded homolog 1-A isoform X2, with translation MKEKSKNAARTRREKENSEFYELAKLLPLPSAITSQLDKASIIRLTTSYLKMRVVFPEGLGESWGHVSRTSLDGVNQELGAHILQTLDGFIFVVAPDGKIMYISETASVHLGLSQVELTGNSIYDYIHPADHDEMTAVLTAHQPYHSHFVHEYEMERSFFLRMKCVLAKRNAGLTCGGYKVIHCSGYLKIRQYSLDMSPFDGCYQNVGLVAVGHSLPPSAAVTEIKLHSNMFMFRASLDMKLIFLDSRVAELTGYEPQDLIEKTLYHHVHSCDSFHLRCAHHLLLVKGQVTTKYYRFLAKPGGWVWVQSYATIVHNSRSSRPHCIVSVNYVLTETEYKGLQLSLDQATSKASFPYSGSSTASLTENCRTPKSRVARAKTKARLSPYTQYPSFQTERSESDQDSPWGSSPLTDSASPQLLEQGEGPDASCVYRQLPDPRALCYGLSEENHHNGGGGDGYAHGQGQSCDRSHCEAGRYYLGTPPPRRDTWWGTAGSVLPLSKSSSENQEGCDGSAPHGTAVHSYNGRGHWDEDSVVSSPDGGSASDSGDRYQADHYRCIPQETSKIETLIRATQQMIKEEESRFQLRKGPPGGTLGPANGLPKGPGPCFTPEYLQGPLACRGLSQVISPAPSPAPLSRLSSPGPERLHKPKDYLHTDLSPLSLPLHHPFGHPGPCSDSPTPTPTLYPAHIHPRPYLDKHKAYSMTGYALENLYEPESLRGYCTSASSGPAHYDVTPHLRVPAEQTPGHKGTSVIISNGS, from the exons ATGAAGGAGAAGTCGAAGAACGCCGCCCGCACCCGGCGGGAGAAGGAGAACAGTGAGTTTTACGAACTGGCCAAACTGTTGCCGCTTCCGTCCGCCATCACCTCCCAGCTGGATAAGGCGTCGATCATCCGGCTGACCACGAGCTACCTGAAGATGAGGGTCGTGTTTCCTGAAG GCCTCGGGGAGTCCTGGGGTCATGTGAGCCGGACCTCTTTGGATGGAGTCAACCAGGAACTCGGTGCCCACATCTTACAG ACTTTGGACGGCTTCATCTTCGTCGTCGCTCCGGACGGCAAAATAATGTACATCTCCGAAACAGCATCGGTCCACTTGGGCCTGTCGCAG GTCGAGCTGACGGGAAACAGCATTTATGATTACATCCACCCGGCAGACCACGATGAGATGACGGCCGTCCTCACAGCGCACCAGCCCTACCACTCGCACTTCGTCCACG AGTACGAGATGGAGCGCTCCTTCTTTCTGAGGATGAAATGTGTCCTCGCCAAAAGGAACGCCGGCCTCACCTGTGGAGGCTACAAG GTGATCCACTGCAGCGGCTACCTGAAGATCCGTCAGTACAGCCTGGACATGTCGCCGTTCGACGGCTGCTACCAGAACGTGGGGCTGGTGGCCGTCGGCCACTCGCTGCCGCCCAGCGCCGCCGTCACGGAGATCAAACTGCACAgcaacatgttcatgttcagaGCCAGCCTGGACATGAAGCTCATCTTCCTGGACTCGCG gGTTGCAGAGCTAACGGGCTACGAGCCTCAGGACCTCATCGAGAAGACCCTCTATCATCACGTCCACAGCTGTGACTCCTTCCATCTGAGATGTGCTCATCACTTGT tgctggtcaaaggtcaggtcACCACCAAGTACTACCGGTTCTTGGCCAAGCCGGGGGGCTGGGTGTGGGTCCAGAGCTACGCAACCATCGTACACAACAGCCGCTCATCCCGACCTCACTGCATCGTCAGCGTCAACTACGTGCTCAC GGAGACGGAGTACAAAGGCCTGCAGCTTTCTCTGGACCAGGCCACGTCCAAGGCCTCCTTCCCCTACAGCGGCAGCAGCACCGCAAGCCTTACGGAGAACTGCAGAACCCCCAAGAGCAGAGTCGCCCGGGCCAAGACCAAAGCCAGGCTCTCGCCATACACCCAG TATCCCAGCTTCCAGACGGAGCGCTCCGAGTCCGACCAGGACAGTCCGTGGGGCAGCAGCCCCCTCACCGACTCGGCCTCCCCTCAGCTGCTGGAGCAAGGCGAGGGCCCGGACGCCTCCTGTGTGTACAGGCAGCTCCCCGATCCCCGCGCGCTCTGCTACGGCTTGTCCGAAGAGAACCATCacaacggcggcggcggcgacggcTACGCACACGGCCAAGGTCAGAGCTGCGACCGGAGCCACTGTGAGGCGGGGCGCTATTATCTCGGAACTCCTCCCCCTCGCAGGGACACGTGGTGGGGCACCGCGGGGTCAGTGCTGCCGCTGAGCAAGAGCTCCTCGGAGAACCAGGAGGGGTGTGACGGCAGCGCGCCCCACGGCACGGCCGTCCACAGCTACAACG GGCGGGGCCACTGGGACGAGGACAGCGTGGTCAGCTCCCCCGATGGAGGCTCGGCCAGCGACTCGGGGGACCGGTACCAGGCGGACCACTACCGCTGTATCCCGCAGGAAACCAGCAAGATCGAGACTCTGATCCGGGCCACGCAGCAGATGATCAAGGAGGAAGAAAGTCGGTTCCAGCTGCGCAAGGGCCCTCCGGGTGGCACGCTGGGGCCGGCCAACGGGCTGCCCAAGGGCCCCGGACCGTGCTTCACCCCCGAGTACCTTCAAGGGCCCCTGGCGTGTCGAGGTTTAAGTCAGGTGATCAGCCCGGCTCCgagtcccgcccccctgtccAGGCTCAGCAGTCCAGGCCCTGAGCGCCTCCACAAGCCCAAAGACTACCTCCACACAGACCTGTCGCCCCTTTCTCTGCCGTTGCACCACCCGTTTGGTCATCCGGGTCCGTGCTCGGATTCCCCCACCCCGACTCCGACCCTCTACCCCGCCCACATCCACCCGCGGCCCTACCTGGACAAGCATAAAGCCTACTCCATGACCGGCTACGCTCTGGAGAACCTCTACGAACCAGAGAGCCTGCGGGGCTACTGCACCTCCGCCAGCTCGGGCCCCGCCCACTACGACGTGACCCCTCACCTCCGCGTGCCGGCAGAGCAGACCCCCGGACACAAAGGCACCTCCGTCATTATCAGCAACGGCAGCTAA
- the sim1a gene encoding single-minded homolog 1-A isoform X1, translating to MKEKSKNAARTRREKENSEFYELAKLLPLPSAITSQLDKASIIRLTTSYLKMRVVFPEGLGESWGHVSRTSLDGVNQELGAHILQTLDGFIFVVAPDGKIMYISETASVHLGLSQVELTGNSIYDYIHPADHDEMTAVLTAHQPYHSHFVHEYEMERSFFLRMKCVLAKRNAGLTCGGYKVIHCSGYLKIRQYSLDMSPFDGCYQNVGLVAVGHSLPPSAAVTEIKLHSNMFMFRASLDMKLIFLDSRVAELTGYEPQDLIEKTLYHHVHSCDSFHLRCAHHLCELVLVKGQVTTKYYRFLAKPGGWVWVQSYATIVHNSRSSRPHCIVSVNYVLTETEYKGLQLSLDQATSKASFPYSGSSTASLTENCRTPKSRVARAKTKARLSPYTQYPSFQTERSESDQDSPWGSSPLTDSASPQLLEQGEGPDASCVYRQLPDPRALCYGLSEENHHNGGGGDGYAHGQGQSCDRSHCEAGRYYLGTPPPRRDTWWGTAGSVLPLSKSSSENQEGCDGSAPHGTAVHSYNGRGHWDEDSVVSSPDGGSASDSGDRYQADHYRCIPQETSKIETLIRATQQMIKEEESRFQLRKGPPGGTLGPANGLPKGPGPCFTPEYLQGPLACRGLSQVISPAPSPAPLSRLSSPGPERLHKPKDYLHTDLSPLSLPLHHPFGHPGPCSDSPTPTPTLYPAHIHPRPYLDKHKAYSMTGYALENLYEPESLRGYCTSASSGPAHYDVTPHLRVPAEQTPGHKGTSVIISNGS from the exons ATGAAGGAGAAGTCGAAGAACGCCGCCCGCACCCGGCGGGAGAAGGAGAACAGTGAGTTTTACGAACTGGCCAAACTGTTGCCGCTTCCGTCCGCCATCACCTCCCAGCTGGATAAGGCGTCGATCATCCGGCTGACCACGAGCTACCTGAAGATGAGGGTCGTGTTTCCTGAAG GCCTCGGGGAGTCCTGGGGTCATGTGAGCCGGACCTCTTTGGATGGAGTCAACCAGGAACTCGGTGCCCACATCTTACAG ACTTTGGACGGCTTCATCTTCGTCGTCGCTCCGGACGGCAAAATAATGTACATCTCCGAAACAGCATCGGTCCACTTGGGCCTGTCGCAG GTCGAGCTGACGGGAAACAGCATTTATGATTACATCCACCCGGCAGACCACGATGAGATGACGGCCGTCCTCACAGCGCACCAGCCCTACCACTCGCACTTCGTCCACG AGTACGAGATGGAGCGCTCCTTCTTTCTGAGGATGAAATGTGTCCTCGCCAAAAGGAACGCCGGCCTCACCTGTGGAGGCTACAAG GTGATCCACTGCAGCGGCTACCTGAAGATCCGTCAGTACAGCCTGGACATGTCGCCGTTCGACGGCTGCTACCAGAACGTGGGGCTGGTGGCCGTCGGCCACTCGCTGCCGCCCAGCGCCGCCGTCACGGAGATCAAACTGCACAgcaacatgttcatgttcagaGCCAGCCTGGACATGAAGCTCATCTTCCTGGACTCGCG gGTTGCAGAGCTAACGGGCTACGAGCCTCAGGACCTCATCGAGAAGACCCTCTATCATCACGTCCACAGCTGTGACTCCTTCCATCTGAGATGTGCTCATCACTTGTGTGAGTTAG tgctggtcaaaggtcaggtcACCACCAAGTACTACCGGTTCTTGGCCAAGCCGGGGGGCTGGGTGTGGGTCCAGAGCTACGCAACCATCGTACACAACAGCCGCTCATCCCGACCTCACTGCATCGTCAGCGTCAACTACGTGCTCAC GGAGACGGAGTACAAAGGCCTGCAGCTTTCTCTGGACCAGGCCACGTCCAAGGCCTCCTTCCCCTACAGCGGCAGCAGCACCGCAAGCCTTACGGAGAACTGCAGAACCCCCAAGAGCAGAGTCGCCCGGGCCAAGACCAAAGCCAGGCTCTCGCCATACACCCAG TATCCCAGCTTCCAGACGGAGCGCTCCGAGTCCGACCAGGACAGTCCGTGGGGCAGCAGCCCCCTCACCGACTCGGCCTCCCCTCAGCTGCTGGAGCAAGGCGAGGGCCCGGACGCCTCCTGTGTGTACAGGCAGCTCCCCGATCCCCGCGCGCTCTGCTACGGCTTGTCCGAAGAGAACCATCacaacggcggcggcggcgacggcTACGCACACGGCCAAGGTCAGAGCTGCGACCGGAGCCACTGTGAGGCGGGGCGCTATTATCTCGGAACTCCTCCCCCTCGCAGGGACACGTGGTGGGGCACCGCGGGGTCAGTGCTGCCGCTGAGCAAGAGCTCCTCGGAGAACCAGGAGGGGTGTGACGGCAGCGCGCCCCACGGCACGGCCGTCCACAGCTACAACG GGCGGGGCCACTGGGACGAGGACAGCGTGGTCAGCTCCCCCGATGGAGGCTCGGCCAGCGACTCGGGGGACCGGTACCAGGCGGACCACTACCGCTGTATCCCGCAGGAAACCAGCAAGATCGAGACTCTGATCCGGGCCACGCAGCAGATGATCAAGGAGGAAGAAAGTCGGTTCCAGCTGCGCAAGGGCCCTCCGGGTGGCACGCTGGGGCCGGCCAACGGGCTGCCCAAGGGCCCCGGACCGTGCTTCACCCCCGAGTACCTTCAAGGGCCCCTGGCGTGTCGAGGTTTAAGTCAGGTGATCAGCCCGGCTCCgagtcccgcccccctgtccAGGCTCAGCAGTCCAGGCCCTGAGCGCCTCCACAAGCCCAAAGACTACCTCCACACAGACCTGTCGCCCCTTTCTCTGCCGTTGCACCACCCGTTTGGTCATCCGGGTCCGTGCTCGGATTCCCCCACCCCGACTCCGACCCTCTACCCCGCCCACATCCACCCGCGGCCCTACCTGGACAAGCATAAAGCCTACTCCATGACCGGCTACGCTCTGGAGAACCTCTACGAACCAGAGAGCCTGCGGGGCTACTGCACCTCCGCCAGCTCGGGCCCCGCCCACTACGACGTGACCCCTCACCTCCGCGTGCCGGCAGAGCAGACCCCCGGACACAAAGGCACCTCCGTCATTATCAGCAACGGCAGCTAA